A genome region from Sphingobium sp. WTD-1 includes the following:
- a CDS encoding SDR family oxidoreductase, protein MRILLVGAYGFIGSGIARALIAAGHEVIGLGRSERTARRLFPALSWHFADLNHMTRPADWASALHGVDAVVNASGALQSGGGERLEAIQGASIAALIDACTAQGVARFIQISAPGATAKDASPFLTTKAVADDHLRASSLHWAILRPGLVIGRDAYGGTLLIRALAAMPLRLFSVHGDSRIQSVALDDVARAVLRCLAPDAPRAIDIDLVEREASTLDAIIVAHRRWLGIAPVPLIALPGWIATPVSAAADLLGHLGWRSPLRSTAMAMIARDVTGTSAGGEALLGRRLQSLEQILARHPAGLQDRWQARLMLLMPLLVAALSLLFLLSGLVGLARLDAVAGELQGTPVAGVAMALGIAGSLADLLLGAAILVRRWAQRAAIGMAGLTAAYLVMGSWVRPDMWGDPLAPLAKALVVMVAALIAHILLEER, encoded by the coding sequence ATGCGCATCCTGCTGGTCGGGGCCTATGGCTTCATCGGCAGCGGGATTGCGCGCGCGCTGATCGCGGCGGGGCATGAGGTCATCGGCCTGGGCCGGTCCGAACGGACCGCCCGCCGCCTCTTCCCTGCCCTGTCCTGGCATTTCGCCGACCTCAACCATATGACCCGGCCGGCCGACTGGGCGAGCGCGCTGCACGGCGTCGACGCCGTGGTCAATGCCAGCGGCGCATTGCAGAGCGGCGGCGGCGAACGGCTGGAGGCGATCCAGGGCGCGAGCATTGCCGCCCTGATCGACGCCTGCACCGCGCAGGGCGTTGCCCGCTTCATCCAGATTTCCGCGCCCGGCGCCACGGCAAAGGACGCCAGCCCCTTCCTGACGACCAAGGCGGTGGCCGACGATCATCTGCGCGCGTCATCGCTGCACTGGGCGATCCTGCGACCCGGGCTGGTGATCGGCCGCGACGCCTATGGCGGCACATTGTTGATCCGGGCGCTGGCGGCGATGCCGCTGCGGCTGTTCAGCGTCCATGGCGACAGCCGCATCCAGAGCGTCGCGCTGGACGATGTGGCGCGGGCGGTGCTGCGCTGCCTGGCGCCCGACGCGCCGCGCGCAATCGACATCGATCTGGTCGAGCGTGAGGCATCGACGCTGGACGCCATCATCGTCGCCCATCGCCGTTGGCTGGGGATTGCGCCCGTTCCGCTTATCGCCCTGCCCGGCTGGATCGCCACGCCGGTCAGCGCGGCCGCCGATCTGCTCGGCCATCTGGGTTGGCGATCGCCGCTGCGCAGCACCGCCATGGCCATGATCGCGCGCGACGTGACCGGCACCTCGGCAGGCGGCGAAGCGCTGCTGGGCCGGCGGCTGCAGTCGCTGGAGCAGATATTGGCGCGCCACCCGGCCGGCCTGCAGGATCGCTGGCAGGCGCGGCTGATGCTGTTGATGCCACTGCTGGTGGCGGCGCTGTCGCTGCTGTTCCTGCTGTCGGGGCTGGTCGGCCTCGCCCGGCTGGACGCGGTGGCCGGCGAATTGCAGGGGACGCCGGTCGCAGGCGTCGCGATGGCGCTGGGCATCGCCGGCAGCCTCGCCGATCTGCTGCTGGGCGCGGCGATACTGGTGCGGCGCTGGGCGCAGCGCGCGGCGATCGGCATGGCCGGGCTGACCGCTGCCTATCTGGTCATGGGCAGCTGGGTACGGCCGGACATGTGGGGCGATCCGCTGGCGCCGCTGGCCAAGGCACTGGTGGTGATGGTCGCCGCGCTGATTGCCCATATACTGCTGGAGGAACGATGA
- a CDS encoding ribose-phosphate pyrophosphokinase → MKLMTGNSNKPLAAAIADYIEIPLTEASVRRFADEEVFVEIHENVRGEDVFVIQSTAYPTNDNLMELLIMIDALKRASAKRITAVVPYFGYARQDRKPGPRTPISAKLVANLITTAGADRVLSVDLHAGQIQGFFDIPTDNLFGAPVMSADIQARFGDKNIMVVSPDVGGVVRARALAKRLDNAPLAIVDKRRERAGESEVMNIIGDVKGRFCILIDDIVDSAGTLCNAAAALKAQGAEEVVAYVSHGVLSGGAVARVEASELLELVITDSIQGTDAVNDAKRIRHLPIAPLLGEAIKRIADESSVSSLFD, encoded by the coding sequence ATGAAACTCATGACCGGCAATTCGAACAAGCCGCTTGCGGCCGCCATCGCCGACTATATCGAAATCCCCCTGACCGAGGCCAGCGTCCGTCGCTTTGCCGACGAAGAAGTTTTCGTGGAAATTCATGAGAATGTCCGCGGCGAAGACGTGTTCGTGATCCAGTCGACGGCCTATCCGACCAACGACAATCTGATGGAATTGCTGATCATGATCGATGCGCTAAAGCGCGCGTCAGCCAAGCGAATCACTGCCGTCGTCCCCTATTTCGGCTATGCCCGCCAGGACCGTAAGCCCGGCCCCCGCACCCCGATCAGCGCCAAGCTCGTCGCCAACCTGATCACCACCGCCGGCGCCGACCGCGTCCTCTCGGTCGATCTCCATGCCGGCCAGATCCAGGGCTTTTTCGACATCCCGACCGACAATCTGTTCGGTGCGCCGGTGATGTCGGCCGATATCCAGGCCCGTTTCGGCGACAAGAATATCATGGTCGTGTCGCCCGACGTCGGCGGCGTGGTGCGCGCCCGTGCGCTGGCCAAGCGGCTCGACAACGCCCCGCTGGCGATCGTCGACAAGCGCCGCGAGCGCGCCGGCGAGTCGGAAGTGATGAACATCATCGGCGACGTGAAGGGCCGTTTCTGCATCCTGATCGACGATATCGTCGATTCGGCGGGCACGCTGTGCAACGCCGCCGCCGCGCTGAAGGCGCAGGGCGCCGAGGAAGTCGTCGCCTATGTCAGCCATGGCGTGCTGTCGGGCGGTGCGGTCGCCCGCGTCGAGGCGTCGGAACTGCTGGAACTGGTCATCACCGACTCGATCCAGGGCACCGACGCGGTGAACGATGCCAAGCGCATCCGCCACCTGCCGATCGCCCCGCTGCTGGGCGAAGCGATCAAGCGCATCGCCGACGAAAGCTCGGTTTCCAGCCTGTTCGACTGA
- the gltX gene encoding glutamate--tRNA ligase, which produces MTVITRFAPSPTGHLHVGNIRAALHNWLWARKSGGQFLLRLDDTDLERSRPEYANSILADLKWLGLDWDGEEKQSERFALYEARFAALKASGHVYPAYESQQELELRRKILLGRGLPPVYDRAALALTPDQIAAYEAEGRTPHWRFKLDHDQPIVWTDLIRGEQRFDPKLLSDPVIRRADGSWLYMLPSVIDDVDMGVTHVLRGEDHVSNTATQIQMFTALGASLPAFAHEALLTGSEGKLSKRLGSLGVAHFREIGLEPAAIASLLARLGSSQPIEPFADRAPLIETFDFAHFGRAPARFDEAELASLNQKIVHALPYEAVADRLPAGMDAAAWAAIRPNLETVAGAADWWQIVTGPIDAPEVAEEDRDFLAAAHRILSDAAFDADIWRTLTGALKDETGRKGKTLFQPLRRALTGLDHGPDMGQLLPQIGREEALKRLAVAG; this is translated from the coding sequence ATGACCGTCATCACCCGCTTCGCCCCGTCGCCGACCGGCCATCTCCATGTCGGCAATATCCGCGCCGCGCTCCACAACTGGCTATGGGCGCGCAAGTCCGGCGGCCAATTCCTGCTGCGCCTCGACGACACCGATCTGGAGCGTTCGCGCCCCGAATATGCGAACTCGATTCTGGCTGATCTGAAGTGGCTCGGCCTCGACTGGGATGGCGAGGAAAAACAGTCGGAGCGCTTCGCCCTCTATGAGGCGCGGTTCGCGGCGCTCAAGGCCTCGGGCCATGTCTACCCAGCTTATGAATCCCAACAGGAACTGGAGCTGCGTCGCAAGATCCTGCTCGGCCGCGGTCTGCCGCCGGTCTATGATCGCGCCGCCTTGGCGCTGACGCCGGACCAGATCGCCGCCTATGAGGCCGAGGGGCGCACGCCGCACTGGCGCTTCAAGCTCGACCATGACCAGCCGATCGTCTGGACCGACCTGATTCGGGGCGAACAGCGGTTTGACCCTAAACTCCTGTCCGACCCGGTGATCCGCCGCGCCGACGGCAGCTGGCTCTACATGCTCCCCTCGGTCATCGACGATGTCGACATGGGCGTCACCCATGTGCTGCGCGGCGAGGATCATGTGTCCAACACCGCGACCCAGATCCAGATGTTCACCGCGCTCGGCGCGTCGCTGCCAGCCTTCGCGCATGAAGCGCTGCTGACCGGCAGCGAGGGCAAGCTGTCCAAGCGCCTCGGCTCGCTCGGCGTCGCCCATTTCCGCGAGATCGGTCTGGAGCCAGCCGCGATCGCGTCGCTGCTCGCCCGTCTCGGCAGCTCGCAGCCGATCGAGCCCTTCGCCGACCGTGCGCCGCTGATCGAGACGTTCGACTTCGCCCATTTCGGCCGCGCCCCAGCCCGCTTCGACGAAGCCGAACTGGCCAGCCTCAACCAGAAGATCGTCCACGCCCTGCCCTATGAGGCGGTCGCCGACCGCCTGCCCGCCGGCATGGACGCCGCCGCCTGGGCCGCGATCCGCCCCAATCTGGAGACGGTGGCGGGCGCCGCCGACTGGTGGCAGATCGTCACCGGCCCGATCGATGCGCCCGAAGTGGCGGAAGAGGACCGCGATTTCCTCGCCGCCGCGCATCGCATCCTGTCCGATGCCGCCTTCGATGCCGACATCTGGCGCACGCTGACCGGCGCGCTCAAGGACGAAACCGGCCGCAAGGGCAAGACCCTGTTCCAACCCCTGCGCCGCGCCCTCACCGGCCTGGACCACGGCCCCGACATGGGCCAGCTCCTGCCGCAGATCGGCCGGGAAGAGGCGTTGAAGAGGCTGGCGGTGGCCGGTTGA
- the tsaD gene encoding tRNA (adenosine(37)-N6)-threonylcarbamoyltransferase complex transferase subunit TsaD — protein MTIILGLESSCDETAAALVTADGRILAHRLATQEDAHRPYGGVVPEIAARAHVEALAPLVEAALADAKMTLADVDVIAATAGPGLIGGVMVGLVTGKALAHAAGKPLVAVNHLEGHALSPRLADQNLQFPYLLLLVSGGHCQVLRVEGVGQYRRLATTIDDAAGEAFDKTAKLLGLGFPGGPAVEKAAAKGNPRAVPLPRPLVGTDEPHFSFAGLKSAVMRAAQSGQYTVEDIAASFQQAVIDCLLDRTRRALAASEGVTALVVAGGVAANQSVRGALTALAGDHGLPFVAPPLWLCTDNAAMIAWAGAERYAAGMTDDLTIPARPRWPLDPTAEKARGAGVKA, from the coding sequence ATGACCATCATCCTCGGCCTGGAATCAAGCTGCGACGAAACCGCGGCGGCGCTGGTGACGGCCGATGGCCGGATATTGGCCCATCGCCTCGCCACGCAGGAAGACGCGCACCGTCCTTATGGCGGCGTCGTGCCGGAAATCGCGGCCCGCGCCCATGTCGAGGCGTTGGCCCCGCTGGTCGAGGCGGCGCTGGCCGACGCAAAGATGACTTTGGCCGATGTCGATGTCATCGCCGCCACCGCCGGCCCTGGCCTGATCGGCGGGGTGATGGTCGGCCTCGTCACCGGCAAGGCGCTCGCCCATGCCGCCGGCAAGCCGCTGGTCGCGGTCAATCATCTGGAGGGGCATGCGCTCTCGCCGCGCCTCGCCGACCAGAATTTGCAATTCCCCTATCTGCTGCTGCTCGTGTCGGGTGGCCATTGCCAGGTGCTCAGGGTGGAGGGCGTCGGCCAGTATCGCCGCCTTGCCACCACGATCGACGATGCCGCGGGTGAAGCCTTCGACAAGACCGCCAAGCTGCTCGGCCTCGGTTTTCCCGGCGGTCCGGCGGTGGAGAAGGCGGCGGCCAAGGGCAATCCCCGCGCCGTGCCGCTGCCGCGCCCGCTGGTCGGCACCGACGAACCCCATTTCTCCTTTGCGGGCCTCAAGAGCGCGGTGATGCGCGCCGCCCAGTCGGGCCAATATACCGTCGAGGATATCGCCGCGAGCTTCCAGCAGGCGGTGATCGACTGCCTGCTCGATCGCACCCGCCGCGCGCTCGCCGCGAGCGAAGGCGTGACCGCGCTGGTCGTCGCCGGCGGGGTTGCCGCCAACCAGTCTGTGCGCGGCGCGCTCACTGCGCTGGCCGGGGATCATGGCCTGCCCTTCGTCGCCCCGCCGCTGTGGCTTTGCACCGACAATGCGGCGATGATCGCCTGGGCCGGCGCAGAGCGCTACGCTGCGGGCATGACCGACGATCTCACCATCCCCGCCCGGCCGCGCTGGCCGCTCGATCCGACGGCGGAAAAGGCGCGTGGAGCAGGAGTGAAGGCATGA
- a CDS encoding NAD(P)H-dependent glycerol-3-phosphate dehydrogenase: protein MKAGVIGAGAWGTALAQLLAADGQDVRLWALEADVVDAINSAQENPLYLPGLPLSPSIRATGAMADLADRDLILVVSPAQHLRSVVAQAPAGVPLVLCSKGIEAGTGLLMSEVAAQAQPSSPIAVLSGPTFAHEVARGLPTAVTFACADQALAEKLAARIARPTFRPYLSDDVVGAEIGGAVKNVLAIACGVSEGAGLGLNARASLISRGFAEMTRFGLARGARAETLGGLSGLGDLVLTCSSTNSRNFSLGKGLGEGQSAADLLSNRRTVAEGAHTAPVLRAAARAAGVEMPVVEAVCALLGDAAPLAQVIDALLARPLRPE, encoded by the coding sequence ATGAAGGCGGGAGTCATCGGAGCAGGCGCCTGGGGCACGGCGCTGGCGCAGTTGCTGGCGGCCGACGGGCAGGATGTGCGCCTCTGGGCGCTCGAAGCCGATGTGGTCGATGCGATCAACAGTGCCCAGGAAAATCCGCTCTATCTGCCCGGCCTGCCGCTTTCGCCGTCGATCCGCGCGACCGGCGCGATGGCGGATCTGGCCGATCGCGACCTGATCCTGGTGGTGAGTCCGGCCCAGCACCTGCGCAGCGTCGTTGCACAGGCGCCGGCCGGCGTGCCTTTGGTCCTCTGTTCCAAGGGGATAGAGGCGGGCACCGGCCTGTTGATGTCGGAAGTCGCGGCCCAGGCGCAGCCAAGCTCGCCGATCGCCGTTCTCTCCGGCCCGACCTTCGCCCATGAAGTGGCCAGGGGGCTGCCGACCGCCGTCACCTTCGCCTGTGCCGACCAGGCGCTGGCCGAAAAGCTGGCGGCGCGCATCGCCCGCCCGACCTTCCGCCCCTATCTGTCCGACGATGTCGTCGGTGCGGAAATCGGCGGCGCGGTCAAGAATGTGCTCGCCATCGCCTGCGGCGTGTCGGAAGGCGCCGGCCTTGGCCTCAATGCGCGCGCCTCGCTGATCAGTCGGGGCTTTGCCGAAATGACCCGCTTCGGTCTCGCACGCGGCGCTCGCGCCGAAACGCTGGGCGGCCTGTCGGGCCTGGGCGACCTCGTCCTCACCTGTTCCTCCACCAATTCGCGCAACTTCTCGCTCGGCAAGGGGCTGGGCGAGGGGCAGAGCGCGGCCGACCTTCTCTCCAACCGTCGCACCGTGGCCGAAGGGGCGCATACCGCGCCGGTGCTGCGCGCTGCGGCCCGCGCGGCCGGCGTCGAAATGCCGGTGGTGGAAGCCGTCTGTGCCCTGCTCGGCGATGCCGCACCGCTGGCACAGGTCATCGACGCGCTGCTGGCGCGCCCGCTGCGACCCGAATAA
- a CDS encoding NAD+ synthase, translated as MTDKLVIALAQMTQTMGDPRANADAMLEWRARAKGADLIVYPELQLIGYPPEDLVLKPALLDQANYHLDRLAQESADGGPAMLVGTVVASQGVLFNVVALIENGAVTAIRQKRELPNYGTFDEKRLFAPGPLPAPIEFRGVKIGVPICEDIWFPFVTAHLRAEGAEILISPNGSPFEVDKDDRRLNVVAGTRVRETGLPLVYLNRVGGQDELVFDGASFVMNGDLSIAQQLPDWEEKLVLTQWEKWDGQWVCLPGERHALDPRPADIYNAMVLGLRDYVNRNRFPGVVLGLSGGIDSALSAAVAVDALGADRVWCVMMPSRFTSQESLDDAVECARLLGVRYDTIPIEPAVAAFDTMLAPVFEGKARDLTEENIQSRIRGLTLMALSNKFGHMLLTTGNKSEMSVGYATIYGDMAGGYSVLKDAYKTTVFDLCRWRNDNMPSLGEGFGPAGPVMPERVITKPPSAELRDNQKDEDSLPPYEVLDPILYGLVEEELSVAQLVERGFDKAVVTRIEHLLYIAEYKRRQSPPGVKLGIRNFGRDRRYPITNAFRSV; from the coding sequence ATGACCGACAAACTCGTGATCGCGCTCGCCCAGATGACCCAGACGATGGGCGACCCCAGGGCCAATGCCGACGCCATGCTGGAATGGCGCGCCCGCGCCAAGGGCGCGGACCTCATCGTCTATCCCGAACTGCAACTGATCGGCTATCCGCCCGAGGATCTGGTGCTCAAGCCCGCCCTGCTCGACCAGGCCAATTATCATCTCGACCGGCTGGCGCAGGAAAGCGCCGATGGCGGCCCGGCCATGCTGGTCGGCACCGTCGTCGCCTCGCAGGGCGTGCTGTTCAACGTCGTCGCCCTGATCGAGAATGGCGCCGTCACCGCAATCCGCCAGAAGCGCGAACTGCCCAATTACGGCACCTTCGACGAAAAGCGCCTGTTCGCGCCCGGCCCGCTGCCCGCGCCGATCGAGTTTCGCGGCGTGAAGATCGGCGTGCCGATCTGCGAGGATATCTGGTTCCCCTTCGTCACCGCCCATCTGCGGGCCGAGGGCGCGGAAATCCTCATCAGCCCCAATGGCAGCCCGTTCGAGGTCGACAAGGATGATCGCCGCCTGAACGTCGTCGCCGGCACCCGCGTGCGCGAAACCGGCCTGCCACTCGTCTATCTCAATCGCGTCGGCGGCCAGGACGAACTGGTGTTCGACGGCGCCTCCTTCGTCATGAACGGCGACCTCTCCATCGCCCAGCAACTGCCCGACTGGGAGGAAAAGCTGGTGCTGACCCAGTGGGAGAAATGGGACGGCCAGTGGGTCTGCCTGCCCGGCGAGCGTCATGCGCTCGATCCGCGCCCGGCCGACATCTATAATGCGATGGTGTTGGGCCTGCGCGACTATGTGAACCGCAACCGCTTCCCCGGCGTCGTCCTGGGCCTGTCAGGCGGCATCGATTCCGCTTTGTCCGCCGCCGTCGCGGTCGATGCGCTGGGCGCCGACCGGGTCTGGTGCGTGATGATGCCCTCGCGCTTCACCAGCCAGGAAAGCCTGGATGACGCGGTCGAATGCGCCCGCCTGCTTGGCGTTCGCTATGACACCATCCCGATCGAGCCGGCGGTTGCCGCCTTCGACACGATGCTGGCCCCGGTGTTCGAGGGCAAGGCGCGCGACCTCACCGAAGAGAATATCCAGTCGCGCATTCGCGGCCTCACCCTGATGGCCCTTTCCAACAAGTTCGGCCATATGCTGCTGACCACCGGCAACAAGAGCGAGATGTCTGTCGGCTACGCCACCATCTATGGCGACATGGCGGGCGGCTATTCGGTGCTGAAGGACGCCTACAAAACGACGGTGTTCGACCTCTGCCGCTGGCGCAACGACAATATGCCCTCACTCGGCGAAGGCTTTGGCCCCGCCGGCCCGGTGATGCCCGAACGCGTCATCACCAAACCGCCCAGCGCGGAACTGCGCGACAATCAGAAGGATGAGGACAGCCTGCCGCCCTATGAGGTGCTGGACCCGATCCTCTATGGCCTGGTCGAGGAGGAATTGTCGGTGGCCCAGCTGGTCGAGCGCGGCTTCGACAAGGCGGTCGTCACCCGGATCGAGCATCTCCTCTACATCGCCGAATATAAGCGCCGCCAGTCGCCGCCCGGCGTGAAGCTGGGCATCCGCAATTTCGGCCGCGACCGCCGCTACCCGATCACCAACGCCTTCCGCAGCGTCTAG
- a CDS encoding uroporphyrinogen-III synthase, with product MRPLIILRPAPGAGRTADKAMTMGLAVRLCPLFAAEALTWTPPPAGDFDALLVTSAQTVRFGGATLQAYRALPTYAVGAASAEALREAGFADPVAGDGDANAIAARIAADGHRAVLHLSGAAVAPMDAGPLRVTRIPIYRMMPLPCDPLDLSGGVLLVHSAAAGARLAEILAENQRATCDVVAISPAALAACGSGWASAQAADAPNDAAVLALARRLCE from the coding sequence GTGAGACCGCTCATCATCCTGCGGCCCGCGCCCGGCGCCGGCAGGACGGCGGACAAGGCGATGACCATGGGGCTGGCGGTGCGGCTGTGCCCGCTGTTCGCGGCCGAGGCGCTGACCTGGACACCGCCACCCGCCGGGGATTTCGACGCGCTGCTGGTGACGAGCGCGCAGACGGTGCGATTCGGCGGGGCCACGCTGCAGGCCTATCGCGCCTTGCCGACCTATGCCGTGGGCGCGGCGAGCGCCGAGGCGCTGCGGGAAGCGGGTTTTGCCGATCCGGTCGCGGGGGATGGCGATGCCAACGCGATCGCCGCGCGGATCGCGGCCGACGGGCACCGGGCAGTGCTGCATCTGTCGGGCGCGGCGGTGGCACCGATGGACGCGGGCCCGCTGCGGGTGACGCGCATCCCGATCTATCGGATGATGCCCCTGCCCTGCGATCCGCTGGACCTGAGCGGTGGCGTGCTGCTGGTCCATTCTGCGGCGGCCGGCGCCCGGCTGGCAGAGATATTAGCCGAAAATCAGCGCGCGACGTGCGACGTCGTGGCGATAAGTCCGGCCGCGCTTGCCGCCTGCGGCAGCGGATGGGCCAGCGCGCAGGCCGCCGACGCCCCCAATGATGCGGCGGTACTGGCCCTCGCCCGTCGATTGTGCGAATGA
- a CDS encoding alpha/beta fold hydrolase: MPPYADAIASFWKGRLASGPRASARPSLSHLLGNASVPFDISRTRAQAEQLSRAIRGDGRHILLVPGLMASEHRMEPLRAILNAAGYQAHGWDMGRNFGPRADTLEKIDARVDAIRRTSAKPVTLVGWSLGGLYAREYAKFARSKVGGVVTMGTPFSGDPRANHAWRLYQLVSGFPVDTPPFPCTREEKPPVPTVALWSPRDGVILPECARGRAGERDRAIEVDCTHMGFAAAPEGILAVGKALEMMAA; this comes from the coding sequence GTGCCACCCTATGCCGATGCCATTGCCAGCTTCTGGAAGGGCCGCCTTGCCAGCGGTCCGCGCGCGTCCGCGCGCCCGTCGCTGTCGCATCTGCTGGGCAATGCCTCGGTGCCGTTCGACATCAGCCGCACTAGGGCGCAGGCCGAACAACTGAGCCGCGCGATTCGCGGCGACGGACGGCATATCCTGCTGGTGCCCGGCCTGATGGCGTCGGAACATCGCATGGAGCCGCTGCGCGCGATCCTCAACGCGGCGGGCTATCAGGCGCATGGCTGGGACATGGGTCGCAATTTCGGCCCGCGCGCCGATACGCTGGAGAAGATCGACGCCCGCGTCGACGCGATCCGCCGGACAAGCGCCAAGCCGGTAACGCTGGTCGGCTGGAGCCTGGGTGGTCTTTATGCGCGCGAATATGCGAAGTTCGCGCGATCCAAGGTTGGCGGCGTGGTGACGATGGGCACGCCCTTTTCCGGCGACCCGCGCGCCAACCATGCCTGGCGCCTCTATCAGCTGGTGTCGGGCTTCCCGGTCGATACCCCGCCCTTCCCCTGCACCCGCGAGGAGAAGCCGCCGGTGCCGACCGTGGCGCTCTGGTCGCCGCGCGACGGCGTGATCCTGCCCGAATGCGCCCGAGGCCGCGCCGGCGAGCGCGACCGCGCGATCGAGGTCGATTGCACCCATATGGGCTTCGCCGCAGCCCCGGAGGGGATTTTGGCTGTCGGCAAAGCGCTGGAAATGATGGCCGCCTGA
- the hemC gene encoding hydroxymethylbilane synthase — MKRPERPLRLGTRGSPLALAQAHMTAQALRDAHGWNQDAITTVIVQTSGDRIQDRALAEIGGKALWTKELDRALAEGEIDCAVHSMKDVETIRPDAIRIAAMLPRADVRDRLVGVENFAALPPQPIVGTSSPRRAAQVKRLRPDAQIILFRGNVATRLAKLEAGEAHATLLAAAGLDRLGQADIGATVEIDTMLPAPSQGAVGIETLADNDAMLGWLAAINHRDTFDCVMAERAVLRGLGGTCHSPIAALALLEGGQIHLRAEIISPEGNETVRDEARLARGDFYAAEAIGRSLLERASPALRSLFEG; from the coding sequence ATGAAAAGACCCGAACGACCGTTGCGCCTTGGCACCAGGGGATCGCCGCTTGCGCTGGCCCAGGCCCATATGACCGCGCAGGCCCTGCGCGACGCCCATGGCTGGAATCAGGACGCCATCACCACCGTCATCGTCCAGACCAGCGGCGACCGGATCCAGGACCGGGCGCTGGCCGAAATCGGCGGAAAAGCCTTGTGGACCAAGGAGCTGGACCGGGCGCTGGCGGAGGGCGAGATCGACTGCGCCGTCCACAGCATGAAGGACGTCGAAACGATCCGGCCCGATGCGATCCGCATTGCCGCGATGCTGCCGCGCGCCGATGTGCGCGACCGGCTGGTCGGCGTGGAAAATTTTGCCGCGCTGCCGCCGCAGCCGATCGTCGGCACCAGTTCGCCGCGCCGTGCCGCGCAGGTGAAGCGACTGCGCCCCGATGCGCAGATCATCCTGTTCCGCGGCAATGTCGCCACGCGACTGGCCAAGCTGGAGGCCGGCGAGGCCCATGCGACGTTGCTCGCCGCCGCCGGGCTCGACCGGCTGGGCCAGGCGGACATTGGCGCCACGGTCGAGATCGACACCATGTTGCCGGCGCCGTCGCAGGGGGCGGTCGGCATCGAGACGCTGGCCGACAATGACGCCATGCTGGGCTGGCTGGCGGCGATCAACCATCGCGACACGTTCGATTGCGTGATGGCCGAGCGCGCGGTGCTGCGGGGCCTGGGCGGCACATGCCATTCGCCGATCGCGGCGCTGGCGCTGCTGGAGGGCGGACAGATCCACCTGCGCGCCGAGATCATCAGCCCGGAAGGGAATGAGACGGTGCGGGACGAGGCACGGCTGGCGCGCGGCGATTTCTACGCGGCCGAGGCGATCGGCCGGAGCCTGCTGGAGCGGGCAAGCCCGGCACTGCGCAGCCTGTTCGAGGGGTGA